Below is a window of Apodemus sylvaticus chromosome 5, mApoSyl1.1, whole genome shotgun sequence DNA.
TAACTATAATGTCACTGACTATAAGGAATTACCTTCTTACCACTCTTCTGCTGGCGGTAAATGCAgcactgtctccaaaaccaagaGCAACATAAATCCAGCCTCCACCTCCACAGCTTTATAGATAAATATGGGCCATAATGGAAGTGACTAACGGATTGTGGGACTAGGCTACCTTGAAGGGTAGACCAGTTTTCTGTGTCCTAAAGGCATATCTCGATGCTGGGGTCTCTGCAGATAATGCCCAGAACTCCAGTGTCCCCATGGTACCCACATCAACAGTAACATCTAAGCTTACTCTGGAAGCCTTTGGCAGGGAGCATCCTTGGCATTAGTGGGTAGTTTTGTTTGGCTGTCTGCTGGAATCACACCATACATTGAATTCCCCACACTCTCTGGCAAATCAGCTCTGCTATCAACTCATTTTCCCTGTTGGAACAGAGATTAGCACTCCAGTTTCTATATGGACATGTGTTCATTTTGTTTCCATAAGCCTTTGCTGAGCTGATACTTGGTGCCTCAAGGGGCTTTGTGAATTCCTATAGTAACCTCACGGTCTGATGTAGAGAAATGTTGATAAGGAGAGATTAGGGGTTGGTgctaagacaaggtttctctgtgtagtcctggctgtcataGAACTCACTTTTGTAGAACAgcctgacctcgaactcagagatccacctgcctctgcctccagagaactaggagtaaaggtgtgtactaccaccacctggctggagGAGAGATCTTGAGAACAGGCTTAGTCTAGAGTGAGGCGGACTGTAGACAAGGGGGAGAGCCCTGCCAAGAGGCCTGGAGAAGCTAAGGGTGAAGTCCTAATGTGAGGTCCCCCTCTCTCAACTCCCAAACATGTCCTCCAGGGCTGTGGCTTGCAAGCTTTGCCTGTGCTCTCCGGGACTGTTTCAGACGCTCAGGCCACACGCCAGCCAACAGGCTGATGTTTTGCTTGGGTACGCTTTTACATCTCTCTCTGGCTCACTGCACACCCCTCTGCCCCCACTGCAGAAAGGCCGATAAAAGTCTTGGCCAGGTTCGCACTGTGCCTGTGTTCTGACGCCCCGATCTATGTCCTACCTCCCGAGAACCATGAGGCTTCTGCTGCTGGCTCTTCCTGTCCTCGCTCTTCTGCCCCAAGTGACCCCAGGTAACAGAACCACAGGAAATGACCAAAAGGAAGGTCTAGTGGGGCCTGGACTGTGTGTGGCTATTCTCCCTAACACAACCAGCGGCGTTTTTCTCACTGAAACTGTGTCTCTCACAGGGCAGGACAGAGGTAGGTCACATAATCCTAAAACAGTCCAAACAGCCAGAGGTCTCCCTTGCTCCACGTTTCCACCTAAGGAACAAAGTTGGCCTTTCCTCCATGTCTGCTCTCTCTGGCTTGTGCAATTCCTGAGAACATCTCTCAAAGTCCACAGCTCAGTGGCATCTTGGCTTTTCAAGTCTTGCCACTGCTCTCAAGGGGGTCCTTTGTCTCTTTGTGTTCTGGGATTTGGCAAATGACAGAGCTAGCTTTTTTCTCCCTTGGACTCTGAAAGTCTAGGGCTTGAAAACCAATCGCTTTTTAAAGGCCACCTGAAGGCTCGGACAAAACTCTTGTTCCAGAAAACCTGCCTCCTCAAATAACTCACTTAGAGTCATGAGGTGGATTTCTTTTTTATAGAGTTGTTTACATCTATTccgtttatttatttttacttgggagggggagagagcacgctcgtgtgtgtgtgtgtgtgtgtgtgtgtgtgtgtgtgtgtgtgtgtgccacagtgcatgcACAGAGATCAGAGGAAAAGACTGTGTGCATCCGTCCTCTCCCTCCATTGCTAGGGTCTTAGGGTCAACTCAGGTCTACCAGGCTAAACAAGTGCAAAGGAGCCGGCTCATCAGTCCCAGGGGAGTTTCTTGATATGAATCGCTTGACACAGTTCTGGGGAGCTTTGTCATGACTGTCCCGATGCCTTAGAAGTAAACAAGTTTACTTTCATTTTTGAGTGATCGATCACACTTCAAGAAAAGCTAAACCTGGGCAGGAGGGGGAAAAAAGTCAGGAACATCTATTTGGAGAAGTAAGGTATTATCAAGCTGCAGCTAGGATGGCCAGCGGCATCTAGCAACAGTAGCATAAAGTGTCTATCGGTCTGTCCTTTGATGATTTAGACtatggtgctgagaaaaggtgCTTGAAAAAATTGGGGCACTGCAGGAAAAACTGCAATGATGACGAAATGGCCCAGGAGGCATGCAAATATTACCGGGTCTGCTGCGTGCCGGACACCAACAGCTACAAGCAGAGGACTGCCATCACTTGGAGCACGGAGGAAACCTCTACCATAGAGTACGACCTGTCCTCAGACATCACGGATGTTTTCAACACAGTATAGTTGATGAAgccatagataaataaataaattataaataaataaataaataaataaataaagccagagAGGTGTCTGGAGAGGCCTGAAGTTTATGATAGCTCCTGACTTATCAGATGTCACAAGATACTCATGTCCCAAGAATGATGGACTAAGTCACACATAGAAAGCACTGAGACACCCGTGATGCATAGCCACCCACCATGATTGTGTCATTCTTGATAAAACCTACTGTGGAAAGCGTCACCATGTTTCCCGTGGGAAAGTCATCTCTGTGCTCTTGAACTGTCGATTGCTGTGAGCACTGTCTTCCTTATTTgctggtgatgtgtgtgtgtgtgtggggggggggggggtgttgaagCACTTGAGGAAGAATTTATTCCCACACTGgcatttctctctgttttttctttctgtcttttcacGAGAGTTTTTGGGAAGCCAGAGGGCTCTCCTGTGTTAGTTTCCCTCCAGATGGAAGCCTTAGTGGACGAAATCAAAATCCTAAATCTTGGTATGAATGATACTTTCCACTAGAGTGTAAAACCTCACTccgggggctggggagatgggacTCATGTGCCCTTAATCCCTCCGACCCCTAGCCAGGGCCTTTTCACAACTATCCTCACTGAGAAGGTCAGACTTACATTCTTCCTGAAATTTAAGTCTGGAGCGGCACTTTCCCACACCATTGACCCTGTTGTATGAGAGGACATGGGGTCACATcgaagggaagagaaaaattcAAAGGATAACCTGTCACTCAGTGTGACTTTCCTTAAACACAGGCTTGCCACACCGGGCAGACATGGGGCCAGCAGGGAGAGCAAAGGGCCTCGTAGCGATGGGGGATTGAGCTGGTTACAGATGTGGGAATGGGTTGGTGATAGTGTGtgcacgggggtggggtgggggtggaactCAGAGCCTACTGAAATGTCACCACAAAGCATAATGTCACCAGGACTGTCAGCTTTCAGAGCTGAACTTGCTCAAGGAACTTCCCACTGAGCAATGAGAAAACTTGAAGTAAATACTCAAGATATTTACTTGCTATCATAGCTGTAGAGAGAGGTTTTAATTCTCCAAAGAGAGAAGTAACCCCAGAGGACTGCAAAGGACCAGATAACTGAAAGACAAGTTCCCTAgataacagagaagaaaaaaaataaaaataaaagaagctctAAATTCAGGGGGGAAACCCAAGCAAGAGAGAAGCCACAGAGAGAGCAAGCTTAGAGTCCCAAGGGAGGCAACGGTGGTGGAAGCGCCACCTAGAGGCAGACTTCTGAAACTTCCAGAGATATTTTAGCAGTGGTTGGACCATAGCCAGCTCCCTAGAACAAGCTATGCCAAAGCCAAGCTGGGCACAGTCAGAGAAGTAGAGAAAGATACAGCCTTGGGATGCTACTCTCTTATTGAAAGTAACTAGaatcaaagagagagaaacaagatatTAGTGGGAAGTAAGacattaaaagtaaatattagcttttaattttaaaaaggtgtggtggcacacacctttagtcttagcacttgggaggcagaggcaggcagatctctatgagttcaaggccagcccggtctacaaagagagttccaggacacccaaggctacacagagaaaccctgtctcaaaaaaaaagggaggggagtAAATATTATGCCAGGGAGGTGTCTCATTGGGTAAAGGGACTTTCgctgcaagcctgaggacctgggttcagtccctggaacttgcagaaaggcagaaggaaagaaccaatcatacgtagctgtcctctgagctctACAGAAGCATGATGGGCCACCCTTACGTGGACCTCCAGGATCAAGGAGAGAcctgcctcaaaggaataaggTGGACGGCATTAGAGAAGGCCAGacagtgccctcctctggccgcCAAGCATTCCTGCAGGCACCCCTGCAgccatccacatacacacacagttagAGTTGTTTGTAGAAgggggaagaatggagggaggcaCCAtgtgagggagggactgggaggagagggggcttcgatcaagatgtaaagtaaatacataaataacttaatggaaaaaaattaaaccgTAGGAGGAGAATAAATAAACATTCCGTTATCAGAAAGCTAGCTACTGTCAGAagcagggagaaaaagaaaaagaaaaagaaaaaagaatgagttgttgttttaaaaatatagttcttTTAGCCAGGAGGTGATGGCTCATAGCTTTAATTCCAGcttttaggaggcaaaggcaggaagatctctaggagtttgagaccaacctggaacagagtgagttccagaacagtcagggctacacagaaaaattttGTCTCttttagaggaggaggaggaggaaaggagggaggaggaggatgaagaggaagaggaggaaaggagggaggaggaggatgaagagaaggaggaggaggaaaggagggaggaggaggatgaagaggaggaggaagaaaggagggaggaggaggatgaagaggaggaggaagaaaggagggaggaggaggatgaagaggaggaggaggaaaggagcgagagggaggatgaagaggaggaggaggaaaggagggaggaggaggatgaagaggaggaggagaaggagaaggagaagaagaagaagaagaagaagaagaagaagaagaagaagaagaagaagaagaagaagaagaagaagaagaagaaaggttatATAtattatctacatatatatatataacagttcTCTAAAATTTTAGGAATTAAAAGGCCTTAGCAATTATGGAGAAGGGAATGTATTATTCAAATTTCTTCTGCAGTAGCCACCAAGCCAATCTCAGCCTCACAATTTGAAGCTGTGGGCAGACAGTTTCCTCTAAGTCTAACAGCTCTTCCCGGCTTAACCAACTGTGTCTTCCAGACTGCACAACTGTCCTATCCTTCCTGCTCTGGGGCCTCCCTGGGTTCTACATGGCACAGACTGTCACAGCTCATCCGAAATCCTTAGCTCTCCTCCCTGGTCTCCACAGCACTCTCCCACCTCCAGTGCCTGGTCAGGTTCCTCTCT
It encodes the following:
- the Defb118 gene encoding defensin beta 118; the protein is MSYLPRTMRLLLLALPVLALLPQVTPDYGAEKRCLKKLGHCRKNCNDDEMAQEACKYYRVCCVPDTNSYKQRTAITWSTEETSTIEYDLSSDITDVFNTV